One genomic segment of Esox lucius isolate fEsoLuc1 chromosome 15, fEsoLuc1.pri, whole genome shotgun sequence includes these proteins:
- the nkx2.4a gene encoding NK2 homeobox 4a isoform X1: MSLSPKHTTPFSVTDILSPIEETYKKFSGMDGAGNLTSPLGAYRQPQVSQTGMQQHSMGHNATVATTYHMPHTVSQFSHSAMGGYCNGSIGNMGDLPSYQETMRNSAAATGWYGANTDPRYSTISRFMGPSTGMNMTGMGALTGMGDASKSMPPLHAAPRRKRRVLFSQAQVYELERRFKQQKYLSAPEREHLASMIHLTPTQVKIWFQNHRYKMKRQAKDKAAQQLQQDSNLCQQQQSPRRVAVPVLVKDGKPCQNGSNTPTPNQQQVQQQQQQQQQNGSGVGLTNSNNLINQHQNQQVNSLVQAQDLEEMSPSPPSLHGQINMAQIDTSAIDYTNNMVSSNLLYGRTW, encoded by the exons ATGTCGTTGAGCCCAAAGCATACAACGCCTTTCTCAGTGACTGATATTTTGAGTCCTATCGAAGAGACCTACAAGAAGTTCAGTGGCATGGACGGCGCAGGGAACCTAACCTCTCCACTGGGAGCTTACCGACAGCCTCAGGTGTCCCAGACTGGCATGCAACAGCACTCCATGGGCCACAACGCCACCGTGGCGACCACATACCACATGCCACACACTGTTTCCCAGTTCTCGCACAGCGCCATGGGGGGATACTGCAATGGGAGCATTGGCAACATGGGAGACCTTCCATCGTACCAAGAAACGATGAGAAATAGCGCAGCAGCAACAGGGTGGTATGGCGCAAACACGGATCCAAGATATTCAACAA TTTCTAGATTCATGGGACCTTCCACAGGTATGAACATGACTGGCATGGGGGCCCTAACAGGCATGGGGGATGCATCCAAGTCCATGCCTCCACTGCATGCAGCGCCCAGGAGGAAACGAAGGGTACTCTTCTCCCAGGCTCAGGTGTACGAGCTGGAGAGAAGATTCAAACAACAGAAATACCTCTCTGCGCCAGAGCGGGAACACCTGGCCAGTATGATACACCTGACGCCAACCCAGGTCAAGATCTGGTTCCAGAATCACAGGTACAAAATGAAGCGACAGGCAAAAGACAAAGCCGCGCAGCAGCTGCAGCAGGACAGCAACCTGTGTCAGCAACAACAATCTCCTAGGCGCGTGGCCGTGCCTGTTCTGGTAAAGGACGGTAAACCATGTCAGAACGGCTCCAACACGCCAACGCCGAACCAGCAGCAGGttcagcagcaacagcagcagcaacaacagaaCGGCTCTGGGGTCGGGCTCACAAATTCCAATAATTTAATCAATCAACATCAAAACCAGCAGGTCAACTCCTTAGTTCAGGCCCAAGACCTGGAAGAGATGTCCCCTAGTCCTCCTTCACTCCACGGTCAAATTAACATGGCGCAGATAGACACTTCTGCTATAGACTACACCAATAACATGGTCAGCTCCAACCTCCTGTACGGCAGAACGTGGTAG
- the nkx2.4a gene encoding NK2 homeobox 4a isoform X2 → MSLSPKHTTPFSVTDILSPIEETYKKFSGMDGAGNLTSPLGAYRQPQVSQTGMQQHSMGHNATVATTYHMPHTVSQFSHSAMGGYCNGSIGNMGDLPSYQETMRNSAAATGWYGANTDPRYSTSMNMTGMGALTGMGDASKSMPPLHAAPRRKRRVLFSQAQVYELERRFKQQKYLSAPEREHLASMIHLTPTQVKIWFQNHRYKMKRQAKDKAAQQLQQDSNLCQQQQSPRRVAVPVLVKDGKPCQNGSNTPTPNQQQVQQQQQQQQQNGSGVGLTNSNNLINQHQNQQVNSLVQAQDLEEMSPSPPSLHGQINMAQIDTSAIDYTNNMVSSNLLYGRTW, encoded by the exons ATGTCGTTGAGCCCAAAGCATACAACGCCTTTCTCAGTGACTGATATTTTGAGTCCTATCGAAGAGACCTACAAGAAGTTCAGTGGCATGGACGGCGCAGGGAACCTAACCTCTCCACTGGGAGCTTACCGACAGCCTCAGGTGTCCCAGACTGGCATGCAACAGCACTCCATGGGCCACAACGCCACCGTGGCGACCACATACCACATGCCACACACTGTTTCCCAGTTCTCGCACAGCGCCATGGGGGGATACTGCAATGGGAGCATTGGCAACATGGGAGACCTTCCATCGTACCAAGAAACGATGAGAAATAGCGCAGCAGCAACAGGGTGGTATGGCGCAAACACGGATCCAAGATATTCAACAA GTATGAACATGACTGGCATGGGGGCCCTAACAGGCATGGGGGATGCATCCAAGTCCATGCCTCCACTGCATGCAGCGCCCAGGAGGAAACGAAGGGTACTCTTCTCCCAGGCTCAGGTGTACGAGCTGGAGAGAAGATTCAAACAACAGAAATACCTCTCTGCGCCAGAGCGGGAACACCTGGCCAGTATGATACACCTGACGCCAACCCAGGTCAAGATCTGGTTCCAGAATCACAGGTACAAAATGAAGCGACAGGCAAAAGACAAAGCCGCGCAGCAGCTGCAGCAGGACAGCAACCTGTGTCAGCAACAACAATCTCCTAGGCGCGTGGCCGTGCCTGTTCTGGTAAAGGACGGTAAACCATGTCAGAACGGCTCCAACACGCCAACGCCGAACCAGCAGCAGGttcagcagcaacagcagcagcaacaacagaaCGGCTCTGGGGTCGGGCTCACAAATTCCAATAATTTAATCAATCAACATCAAAACCAGCAGGTCAACTCCTTAGTTCAGGCCCAAGACCTGGAAGAGATGTCCCCTAGTCCTCCTTCACTCCACGGTCAAATTAACATGGCGCAGATAGACACTTCTGCTATAGACTACACCAATAACATGGTCAGCTCCAACCTCCTGTACGGCAGAACGTGGTAG